One Spinacia oleracea cultivar Varoflay chromosome 4, BTI_SOV_V1, whole genome shotgun sequence DNA segment encodes these proteins:
- the LOC130472339 gene encoding uncharacterized protein, giving the protein MSKLSAADTGKGDMTDWMADIYEAKMQKAKAELEEKQAKDAARASGKKKGTTLSQLKKRAVPAGSETPSTFKKPKPLPRRLVKKDESKVAEGGCPDDEEMGVDKPSLVVDLVSKSRSGGHPDELEDPLSGIPADVRSQIPAEVARRARSSGGKYYSNVVQTYRASSGSSSYSPRHPKAVVFPIAKDKGKDAAAAEDENVPATPHYSSKDRVAICRKVFKAVPAEYVASLPGRKTDAQFGAIQATLLDVSLFPTCLYLSSLLVIY; this is encoded by the exons atgagcaagctgtcggcggcggataccgggaagggcgatatgaccgattggatggcaGACATTTATGAGGCCAAAatgcagaaagccaaggccgagttggaggagaag caagctaaggacgcggctagggcgtcagggaagaagaaggggacgactctgtcccagctgaagaagagagctgtgccagctggctcggagactccgagtaccttcaagaagccaaaacccctaccccgccgtctcgtgaagaaagacgagtcgaaggttgctgaggggggatgccctgatgacgaagagatgggcgtggacaagccgtctctggtggtggacttggtgtccaaatcgaggtccggtgggcatccggacgagctggaggaccctctttctggaatcccggccgacgtccgctctcagatacctgcggaggtggcccgccgagctaggtcttcgggcggtaagtattattcgaacgtcgttcagacgtatcgagcctcctctggcagttcttcttactctccgcgtcatcctaaggccgttgtttttcctatagccaaagacaaagggaaggatgcagctgctgctgaggacgagaacgtacctgctactccccactattcgtcaaaggatagggtggctatatgccgcaaggtttttaaggccgtccccgcagagtatgttgcttctcttcctggccgcaagactgacgcccagtttggtgcgatccaggccactcttctcgacgtaagtctatttccaacttgcttgtacttgtcttctcttttagtcatttactaa
- the LOC110792434 gene encoding benzyl alcohol O-benzoyltransferase, whose product MVTSLVFNVTRRAAELVPPSGPTPYELKELSDIDDQDGLRFQIPVIQFYRNGDEHPGGFGLKGRDPARVIKEAVSKALVSYYPFAGRLREKAGRKLVVECNGEGIMFVEADADISLKDFGEALQPPFPCLEELIYDVPGSTGVLDSPLILIQVTRLKCGGFILALRLNHTMADAPGLVQFMSAIAELARGAKSPSIQPVWERHLLSARDPPRATCEHREYEEVADTNGTIIPLDDMVHKSFFFGPTEIAALKRFVPPHLKSSTFEILTACLWRCRTIALQPDPEEVVRIMCIVNSRALFNPPLPSGFYGNAFAFPVAISSAGKLSSNPVGYALELVKKTKADVSQEYMRSLADLMVLKGRPHFTVVRTFVVSDVTRAGFADLDYGWGPPAYGGPAKGGVGAIPGVASFYIPFKNGKGEKGIVVPLCLPGNAMEIFIKELNGLLCDVPEHPIASSGSSCFISSSL is encoded by the exons ATGGTAACTTCCCTAGTGTTCAACGTTACAAGGCGGGCCGCGGAGCTAGTCCCTCCTTCAGGGCCAACCCCATACGAGTTGAAGGAGCTTTCCGACATCGATGACCAAGACGGCCTCCGGTTTCAAATCCCGGTAATTCAATTCTACCGGAACGGGGACGAGCATCCTGGAGGGTTTGGCCTCAAAGGGCGGGACCCGGCCAGGGTGATCAAGGAGGCTGTGTCAAAGGCGTTGGTGTCGTACTACCCCTTCGCGGGGCGGTTAAGGGAGAAAGCCGGGAGGAAATTGGTGGTGGAGTGTAATGGGGAAGGGATCATGTTTGTAGAGGCGGATGCTGATATTAGTCTTAAGGATTTTGGGGAGGCACTTCAACCACCTTTTCCTTGTTTGGAAGAGCTTATCTATGATGTCCCTGGTTCTACTGGTGTCTTAGATTCCCCTTTGATTCTCATCCAG GTGACCCGACTCAAATGTGGTGGGTTCATACTAGCACTCCGGTTGAACCACACAATGGCTGATGCTCCGGGTCTAGTCCAATTCATGAGCGCAATAGCTGAACTTGCTCGTGGAGCCAAATCACCGTCAATTCAGCCCGTATGGGAGCGTCACCTTCTAAGCGCTAGGGATCCTCCTCGAGCAACCTGTGAGCACCGCGAGTATGAAGAGGTAGCGGACACGAATGGCACCATTATTCCACTAGATGACATGGTTCACAAGTCCTTTTTCTTTG GGCCCACCGAGATAGCGGCTCTAAAGCGATTCGTCCCGCCACACCTAAAATCATCAACATTTGAAATTCTCACAGCATGTCTCTGGAGATGCCGTACGATTGCcctacaacccgacccggaagaAGTAGTACGAATTATGTGCATTGTCAACTCTCGTGCCCTATTCAACCCACCTCTTCCTTCGGGTTTTTACGGCAACGCCTTTGCTTTTCCGGTAGCCATTTCCTCCGCCGGGAAGCTTTCTAGCAACCCGGTTGGATATGCCTTGGAACTCGTTAAAAAAACAAAGGCTGACGTCTCACAAGAGTACATGAGGTCACTTGCTGACCTCATGGTCCTTAAAGGTAGGCCACACTTCACCGTGGTCCGAACCTTTGTGGTCTCTGACGTGACACGAGCCGGATTTGCTGATCTGGACTACGGATGGGGCCCACCCGCTTATGGTGGGCCCGCTAAAGGTGGGGTCGGAGCTATACCCGGAGTTGCGAGTTTTTACATTCCGTTTAAGAATGGGAAAGGAGAGAAAGGGATTGTGGTTCCACTTTGTTTGCCTGGTAATGCTATGGAGATCTTTATTAAGGAGCTAAACGGGTTGTTATGTGATGTTCCGGAGCATCCAATTGCTAGTTCTGGATCTTCCTGTTTCATTTCTTCTTCCTTGTGA
- the LOC110792444 gene encoding uncharacterized protein, producing MVNSTWKDTYPTAEVCYMNEGTFYHSPCLLTLYPRDGGSKKPFKYFTMWKTSPMFSTIVQEQWNNQFHGSKMYVVVSKLKKVKVALKELNRVSFSDIQVAELKAYNDMIAAQTAMHLHSSDQLLGDLELQDIHDYKLRHQYYLDLLRQKAKMDWIRASDENTSLFQQSVRQRNSQNQVYSPLITDHNRAILTAPYTAAKMKKALFSIPGVKAPGPDRFDSFFFKDAWSIEGDEVVAAVLDVLKQGKLLKELSHTVITLILK from the exons ATGGTTAACTCTACCTGGAAAGATACTTATCCTACAGCTGAGGTGTGTTATATGAATGAAGGTACCTTTTATCATTCTCCTTGTTTGCTTACACTGTATCCTAGAGATGGAGGGAGTAAGAAACCTTTCAAATATTTCACTATGTGGAAGACTTCTCCAATGTTTTCAACCATTGTACAAGAGCAATGGAATAATCAGTTCCATGGTAGTAAAATGTATGTGGTGGTGAGCAAGTTGAAGAAAGTTAAGGTTGCATTGAAAGAGTTAAATAGAGTTAGTTTCTCTGATATCCAGGTTGCAGAGTTAAAAGCCTATAATGATATGATTGCAGCTCAAACTGCTATGCATTTGCATTCTTCAGATCAGTTGCTTGGTGACTTGGAGCTGCAGGATATTCATGATTACAAACTAAGGCATCAATATTATTTGGACTTGTTGAGGCAAAAGGCAAAGATGGATTGGATTAGGGCAAGTGATGAAAACACTTCTCTTTTTCAACAAAGTGTTAGACAAAGGAATTCTCAGAATCAAGTCTATA GTCCTCTCATTACTGATCATAACAGAGCAATACTTACTGCTCCATATACTGCTGCTAAAATGAAGAAAGCCTTATTTTCAATTCCTGGTGTTAAAGCCCCAGGTCCTGATAGATTTGATTCCTTTTTCTTTAAAGATGCTTGGAGTATAGAAGGAGATGAGGTGGTTGCTGCTGTTTTGGATGTCCTAAAGCAAGGGAAGTTATTAAAAGAACTCAGTCATACAGTAATTACTCTTATCCttaagtga